The following proteins are encoded in a genomic region of Haloarcula marina:
- a CDS encoding TrmB family transcriptional regulator, with product MDDSTLADRLTELGLSEKEVDTYLSILRNGEAKASEIADDTGVSKRYVYSISESLEKRGFVEVSDHVVPTTIRARPPSEVIEALSDQLEEMGSALDERYSDTERDIQQFDVIKSRVTVVKRLTEYLSNAENEVMLSVPEQYLSEVSAELKAAVDRGVMVLLIVSSTSDIDPDAIAGCASVVRAHEPDMPIILTIDGTFGVVVPAEMIIRSNSEQRAIAFGQQQIVPIISGAFLGNYWPMAEECYVDEPLPLPATYGNFRAAVLQATLRLRDDSPVAIEAAVQPVRATDRREQVTGTVVDTRQGLVEPKTNSYPIEHTLVVDTGEETVTVGGPGSFLEDYETTEVTLTEP from the coding sequence ATGGACGATTCGACGCTCGCGGATAGACTCACCGAACTGGGCCTCTCGGAGAAAGAGGTCGACACGTATCTCTCGATACTTCGGAACGGCGAGGCGAAGGCCAGTGAAATCGCGGACGACACGGGCGTATCGAAACGGTACGTCTACAGCATCAGCGAATCGCTGGAGAAGCGGGGCTTCGTCGAAGTCAGCGACCACGTCGTTCCGACGACGATACGCGCCCGTCCACCCTCGGAAGTCATCGAGGCGCTGTCGGACCAACTGGAGGAGATGGGGTCGGCGCTGGACGAGCGTTACTCTGACACGGAGCGGGACATCCAGCAGTTCGACGTCATCAAGTCCCGGGTCACCGTCGTCAAACGGCTGACCGAGTACCTCTCGAACGCGGAAAACGAGGTCATGCTGTCGGTCCCGGAGCAGTACCTCTCTGAGGTTTCGGCGGAACTGAAAGCCGCCGTCGACCGCGGCGTGATGGTCCTCCTCATCGTTAGCTCTACGAGCGATATCGACCCCGACGCTATCGCCGGATGCGCCTCGGTCGTGCGCGCTCACGAACCGGATATGCCGATTATCCTCACCATCGACGGCACGTTCGGCGTCGTCGTCCCCGCGGAGATGATAATCCGGTCGAACTCCGAACAGCGGGCCATCGCGTTCGGCCAGCAACAGATCGTCCCGATAATCTCCGGGGCGTTCCTCGGCAACTACTGGCCGATGGCCGAGGAGTGTTACGTCGACGAACCGCTGCCGCTCCCCGCCACGTACGGTAACTTCAGGGCCGCGGTGCTACAGGCGACGCTCCGCCTGCGCGACGATTCCCCGGTCGCCATCGAGGCGGCGGTCCAACCCGTCCGAGCGACCGACCGACGGGAGCAGGTCACGGGCACCGTGGTCGACACGCGACAGGGACTCGTCGAACCGAAGACGAACTCCTACCCCATCGAACACACTCTCGTCGTCGACACCGGCGAAGAGACGGTGACCGTCGGCGGTCCCGGGTCGTTCCTCGAAGACTACGAGACGACCGAAGTGACGCTCACCGAACCCTAA
- a CDS encoding glutathione S-transferase family protein: MNMLVDGEWRTDAYESTTEDGEFDRQDTTFRDSIEDDPDARFKPEAGRYHLYVSYACPWAHRTLLVRALKGLDDAISVDVVDPFRAEDGWQFTPEKAGCTEDSLYGAEYLRELYVKADPDATCRVTVPVLWDKQEETIVNNESEEILRMLDTEFDDVAEHDVDLYPEGYRDEVDRIIGDIYDPINNGVYRAGFAKSQNAYDEAVTELFDALDHWDDVLADQRYLAGDRLTEADICMFTTLVRFDQVYHTHFMCNHQYIREYDNLWPYLRDLYQTGVAERSEGAPDERTGSDPTRESPGVAETVNMDHIKEHYYTTHPDVTPSRIVAMGPDLDFEAAHDRDDLPGEPPEDLLATA; encoded by the coding sequence ATGAACATGCTCGTCGACGGCGAGTGGCGGACCGACGCCTACGAGAGTACGACCGAGGACGGCGAGTTCGACCGGCAAGACACCACCTTCCGAGACAGCATCGAGGACGACCCCGACGCGCGCTTCAAGCCGGAAGCCGGGCGCTACCACCTTTACGTCTCCTACGCGTGCCCGTGGGCGCACCGGACCCTGCTCGTCCGCGCGCTCAAGGGGCTGGACGACGCCATCAGCGTCGACGTGGTGGACCCGTTCCGCGCCGAGGACGGCTGGCAGTTCACGCCCGAGAAGGCGGGCTGTACCGAGGACTCACTGTACGGTGCCGAGTACCTGCGAGAACTGTACGTGAAAGCCGACCCCGACGCCACCTGCCGAGTGACGGTCCCCGTCCTGTGGGACAAACAGGAGGAGACCATCGTCAACAACGAGTCCGAGGAGATTCTGCGGATGCTCGACACCGAGTTCGACGACGTGGCCGAGCACGACGTGGACCTCTACCCGGAGGGGTATCGGGACGAGGTCGACCGCATCATCGGCGACATCTACGACCCCATCAACAACGGCGTCTACCGCGCCGGGTTCGCGAAATCGCAGAACGCGTACGACGAGGCCGTGACCGAGTTGTTCGACGCGCTGGACCACTGGGACGACGTGCTGGCCGACCAGCGCTACCTCGCGGGCGACCGACTCACCGAGGCGGACATCTGCATGTTCACGACGCTGGTGCGCTTCGACCAAGTGTACCACACGCACTTCATGTGCAACCACCAGTACATCCGCGAGTACGACAACCTCTGGCCGTACCTCCGGGACCTCTACCAGACCGGCGTCGCCGAACGAAGCGAGGGGGCGCCGGACGAACGAACGGGGAGCGACCCGACCCGTGAGTCGCCGGGCGTCGCGGAGACGGTGAACATGGACCACATCAAGGAACACTACTACACCACGCACCCCGACGTGACCCCGAGTCGCATCGTCGCGATGGGGCCGGACCTGGACTTCGAGGCCGCCCACGACCGCGACGACCTCCCGGGCGAACCGCCCGAGGACCTGCTCGCGACGGCCTGA
- a CDS encoding 50S ribosomal protein L16 has protein sequence MSDKPASMYRDIDKPSYTRREYITGIPGSKIAQHEMGRKVADKDAYPVQISLIVEESVQLRHGSLEASRLSANRHLIKQIGEEGDYRMTLRKFPHQVLRENKQATGAGADRVSDGMRQAFGKIVGTAARIQAGERLFTAYCNVEDAEHVKEAFRRAYNKITPSCRIKVERGEELLIA, from the coding sequence ATGTCGGACAAACCCGCCTCGATGTACCGGGACATCGACAAGCCCTCGTACACCCGGCGCGAGTACATCACGGGCATCCCCGGTTCGAAGATTGCACAGCACGAGATGGGCCGCAAGGTCGCTGACAAGGACGCGTACCCCGTCCAAATCAGCCTCATCGTCGAGGAGTCCGTCCAGCTCCGTCACGGCTCGCTGGAGGCCTCCCGCCTGTCGGCCAACCGCCACCTCATCAAGCAAATCGGCGAGGAGGGCGACTACCGCATGACCCTGCGGAAGTTCCCCCACCAGGTCCTGCGCGAGAACAAGCAGGCGACCGGTGCCGGGGCCGACCGTGTTTCCGACGGGATGCGACAGGCCTTCGGGAAAATCGTCGGCACCGCCGCCCGGATTCAGGCCGGTGAGCGCCTGTTCACGGCGTACTGCAACGTCGAGGACGCCGAACACGTCAAGGAGGCGTTCCGTCGCGCGTACAACAAGATTACGCCGTCCTGCCGCATCAAGGTCGAGCGCGGCGAAGAACTGCTCATCGCGTAG
- a CDS encoding ATP-grasp domain-containing protein, with amino-acid sequence MLDLAVATRAETFERMRDPLAARDIAVGHVETSERAVSLTENPFDGYDVGFVYPSRIMEGAVADAMLDVPWVNDREAILRSRNKADVLTRLGRADVPVPDSVMVSNPADEAALAAAFERLDPPVVVKPNSTTRGVGVTTVHDLDSFLGVADYLDLVHDYRATGDRSFLVQEYLPDARDYRAMVVDGEFVGAVERRLPADARERGRWKHNVHRGAEANGVDLPDALRTLAERTAAVLDIPYLGVDLLVTEDRAVVNETNARPTIDSATKYEDGFWDDLAGLIRRTAER; translated from the coding sequence ATGCTTGACCTCGCCGTCGCGACCCGCGCCGAGACGTTCGAGCGGATGCGGGACCCGCTGGCCGCCCGAGACATCGCCGTCGGCCACGTCGAGACGAGCGAGCGCGCCGTCTCCCTGACCGAGAACCCGTTCGACGGCTACGACGTTGGGTTCGTCTACCCGTCGCGCATCATGGAGGGAGCCGTCGCCGACGCGATGCTCGACGTGCCGTGGGTGAACGACCGCGAGGCCATCCTGCGCTCGCGCAACAAGGCCGACGTGCTCACGCGACTCGGCCGAGCAGACGTACCGGTCCCCGACTCTGTCATGGTGTCGAACCCGGCCGACGAGGCGGCCCTCGCGGCGGCGTTCGAGCGACTCGACCCGCCGGTGGTCGTCAAGCCCAACTCCACGACTCGGGGCGTCGGCGTCACGACGGTCCACGACCTCGATTCCTTCCTCGGCGTCGCGGACTATCTCGATTTGGTTCACGACTACCGCGCGACGGGCGACCGGTCGTTTCTGGTGCAGGAGTACCTCCCGGACGCGCGGGACTACCGCGCGATGGTCGTCGACGGCGAGTTCGTCGGTGCGGTCGAACGCCGACTCCCCGCCGACGCGCGCGAACGCGGCCGCTGGAAGCACAACGTCCACCGCGGGGCCGAGGCGAACGGGGTGGACCTCCCGGACGCCCTCCGAACGCTCGCCGAGCGAACCGCCGCGGTGCTGGACATCCCGTACCTCGGCGTGGACTTGCTCGTGACCGAGGACCGCGCGGTGGTCAACGAGACGAACGCGCGGCCGACCATCGACAGCGCGACGAAGTACGAAGACGGGTTCTGGGACGATTTGGCGGGGCTAATTCGGCGGACTGCGGAGCGGTAA
- a CDS encoding Hsp20/alpha crystallin family protein, which produces MRRDDNDDPFDEFFREIERMMDEMMGSEGDVHIERGGTPDGADLHVDVHETADEIRVVADIPGVDKDAIELKCDGTVLTIDAGTDQREYHERLTLPSQVDEHSAAATYNNGVLEVTFDREEDSADIEL; this is translated from the coding sequence ATGAGACGGGACGATAACGACGACCCTTTCGACGAGTTTTTCCGTGAAATCGAGCGGATGATGGACGAGATGATGGGGTCCGAAGGGGACGTACACATCGAACGCGGCGGCACGCCCGACGGTGCCGACTTGCACGTGGACGTTCACGAGACAGCCGACGAAATCCGCGTCGTCGCCGACATCCCCGGCGTGGACAAGGACGCCATCGAACTGAAATGCGACGGGACGGTCCTCACTATCGACGCCGGGACCGACCAGCGAGAGTACCACGAACGACTCACCCTCCCCAGTCAGGTCGACGAACACTCCGCGGCGGCGACGTACAACAACGGCGTCCTCGAAGTCACCTTCGACCGCGAAGAGGACTCCGCGGACATCGAGTTGTAG
- the gap gene encoding type I glyceraldehyde-3-phosphate dehydrogenase — MSDPVRVGLNGFGRIGRNVFRASLENDDVEIVGINDVMDDDEIDYFAQYDTVMGNLEGASVDDGVLTVDGTDFEAGVFHETDPTELPWDDLDVDVAFEATGIFRTKEDASQHLEAGADKVVISAPPKGEEPVKQIVYGVNHDEYDGEDIVSNASCTTNSITPVAKVLDREFGINAGQLTTVHAYTGSQNLMDGPNSKPRRRRAAAENIIPTSTGAAQAATEVLPELEGKLDGMAIRVPVPNGSITEFVVDLDEEVTEADVNAAFEEAAEGEMEGVLGVTTEDVVSTDILGDPYSSQVDLSSTNIVSGMTKILTWYDNEYGFSNRMLDVAQYITEE; from the coding sequence ATGAGCGACCCAGTTCGTGTTGGCCTCAACGGCTTCGGCCGTATCGGCCGCAACGTATTCCGCGCTTCGCTGGAGAACGACGACGTCGAAATCGTCGGCATCAACGACGTGATGGACGACGACGAAATCGACTACTTCGCCCAGTACGACACCGTCATGGGCAACCTCGAAGGCGCGAGCGTCGACGACGGCGTCCTGACCGTCGACGGCACCGACTTCGAGGCGGGCGTCTTCCACGAGACGGACCCGACGGAACTCCCGTGGGACGACCTCGACGTCGACGTCGCGTTCGAGGCGACCGGTATCTTCCGCACGAAGGAAGACGCCAGCCAGCACCTCGAAGCGGGTGCCGACAAGGTCGTCATCTCCGCGCCGCCGAAAGGCGAGGAGCCGGTCAAGCAGATCGTCTACGGCGTCAACCACGACGAGTACGACGGCGAGGACATCGTCTCCAACGCCTCCTGTACGACCAACTCCATCACGCCCGTCGCGAAGGTGCTCGACCGTGAGTTCGGTATCAACGCGGGACAGCTGACGACCGTCCACGCCTACACCGGCTCGCAGAACCTCATGGACGGCCCCAACAGCAAGCCGCGCCGCCGCCGCGCCGCCGCCGAGAACATCATCCCCACGTCGACCGGTGCCGCACAGGCGGCCACCGAGGTCCTGCCCGAACTTGAGGGGAAACTCGACGGGATGGCCATCCGCGTCCCGGTCCCGAACGGCTCTATCACGGAGTTCGTCGTGGACCTCGACGAGGAAGTGACGGAAGCCGACGTGAACGCCGCGTTCGAGGAAGCCGCCGAAGGCGAGATGGAAGGCGTCCTCGGTGTCACCACGGAAGACGTCGTCTCGACGGACATCCTCGGCGACCCGTACTCCTCGCAGGTCGACCTCTCCTCGACGAACATCGTCAGCGGCATGACGAAGATTCTGACGTGGTACGACAACGAGTACGGCTTCTCGAACCGGATGCTCGACGTGGCGCAGTACATCACCGAGGAGTAG
- a CDS encoding phosphoglycerate kinase translates to MTFQTLDDIEDGQRVLVRLDLNSPVEDGEVRDNRRFDRHAETIRELVDRGFETAVMAHQGRPGRDDFISLSQHADILEDHIDSPVDFVADTFGEDALAAIDDLSGGDVLVLENTRMCDEELPEEDPEVKAETEFVQTLAPEFDAYVNDAYSAAHRSHASLVGFPLVMDAYAGRVMETEYEANTAIAEKEFEGNVTMVVGGTKATDVIDVMTHLDEKVDDFLLGGIAGELFLRAADYPVGYDIDDADLYDHQWEANSEKIESMLDEHRDQITLAVDLAYEDDGSRAEQSVDDIEEKTVSYLDVGSETVMEYSPIIRDSEAVFVKGALGMFEDERFSVGTAGVLEAIADTDCFSVVGGGDTSRAIEMYGMEEDEFGHVSIAGGAYIRALTGAELVGVEVLQR, encoded by the coding sequence ATGACCTTCCAGACGCTCGACGACATCGAGGACGGACAGCGCGTCCTCGTCCGACTCGACCTCAACTCTCCGGTCGAGGACGGCGAGGTACGGGACAACCGGCGGTTCGACCGCCACGCCGAGACGATTCGCGAACTCGTCGACCGCGGATTCGAAACCGCCGTCATGGCCCATCAGGGCCGCCCGGGCCGTGACGACTTCATCTCGCTCTCCCAACACGCCGACATCCTCGAAGACCACATCGACAGCCCCGTCGACTTCGTCGCCGACACCTTCGGCGAGGACGCGCTGGCGGCCATCGACGACCTCTCGGGCGGGGACGTGCTCGTCTTGGAGAACACGCGGATGTGCGACGAGGAACTGCCCGAGGAAGACCCCGAGGTGAAAGCCGAGACGGAGTTCGTCCAGACCCTCGCCCCGGAGTTCGACGCGTACGTCAACGACGCCTACTCGGCGGCCCACCGCTCGCACGCCTCGCTCGTGGGCTTCCCGCTGGTGATGGACGCCTACGCGGGCCGCGTCATGGAGACGGAGTACGAGGCCAACACCGCCATCGCCGAGAAGGAGTTCGAGGGCAACGTCACGATGGTCGTCGGCGGCACCAAGGCGACGGACGTCATCGACGTGATGACTCACTTGGACGAGAAGGTCGACGACTTCCTGCTGGGCGGCATCGCCGGCGAACTGTTCCTGCGCGCGGCCGATTACCCGGTCGGCTACGACATCGACGACGCCGACCTGTACGACCACCAGTGGGAGGCCAACAGCGAGAAAATCGAGTCGATGCTCGACGAACACCGCGACCAGATTACGCTCGCCGTCGACCTCGCGTACGAGGACGACGGGTCGCGCGCCGAGCAGTCCGTCGACGACATCGAGGAGAAGACCGTCTCCTACCTCGACGTGGGGAGCGAGACGGTCATGGAGTACTCGCCGATTATCCGTGACTCCGAGGCCGTCTTCGTGAAGGGCGCGCTCGGCATGTTCGAGGACGAGCGCTTCTCCGTCGGCACGGCGGGCGTGCTGGAGGCCATCGCGGACACCGACTGCTTCTCGGTCGTCGGCGGCGGCGACACCTCTCGGGCTATCGAGATGTACGGGATGGAAGAAGACGAGTTCGGCCACGTCTCCATCGCCGGGGGCGCGTACATCCGGGCGCTCACCGGCGCGGAACTCGTCGGCGTCGAAGTGCTACAGCGCTAA
- a CDS encoding riboflavin synthase: protein MFTGIVEATGEVQAVVDDEGGRRVRVGAPFEGLAHGQSISVSGACLTVEDFADGEWFEVFLARETLARTYFDDLSEGDGVNLERAMPADGRFDGHIVQGHVDATAEVVGIEREGEDWTFTFSLPDAQRDYLVEKGSITVDGISLTVAARDEDGFDVAIIPTTYEETTLSAKSVGDPVHLEVDVVAKYVEQLC from the coding sequence ATGTTCACTGGCATCGTCGAGGCCACCGGCGAGGTACAGGCAGTCGTAGACGACGAGGGCGGCCGACGGGTCCGCGTCGGCGCGCCGTTCGAGGGCCTCGCGCACGGTCAGTCCATCAGCGTCAGTGGGGCCTGCCTCACCGTCGAGGACTTCGCCGACGGGGAGTGGTTCGAGGTGTTCCTCGCCCGCGAGACGCTCGCCCGGACCTACTTCGACGACCTCTCGGAGGGCGACGGGGTGAACCTCGAACGCGCGATGCCCGCCGACGGGCGCTTCGACGGCCACATCGTGCAGGGCCACGTCGACGCCACCGCCGAAGTCGTGGGCATCGAGCGAGAGGGTGAGGACTGGACGTTCACGTTCTCGCTTCCGGACGCCCAGCGCGACTACCTCGTGGAGAAGGGCTCTATCACCGTCGACGGCATCAGCCTGACCGTCGCGGCGCGCGACGAGGACGGGTTCGACGTGGCGATTATCCCGACGACGTACGAGGAGACGACGCTCTCTGCGAAGTCCGTCGGCGACCCCGTCCATCTGGAAGTCGACGTGGTCGCGAAGTACGTCGAACAGCTCTGTTAG
- a CDS encoding PrsW family intramembrane metalloprotease, whose protein sequence is MGKRRRDPVASNADRSTDLYEIANWEVRSRLDRFAHWLYYAGLSTLRVLVVLVAVGILVLQIAFGSLGALGVQPLFAGLAALSAVPALLLAAYIWYADVTTTEPLTLLVGTFLLGVLFAGFAGLLNVALGGPVQAIGSGFGLFEPAGMVFFFFLVVGPVEESVKLLAVRLYAFRDDRFDAVIDGAVYGAAAGLGFATIENALYIVQNTEVVTGTLAAIDAGSDIAAVRALAGPGHVIYSAFAGYYLGLAKFNPDDAGPIVLKGLLIATVIHATYNTLAGPVTFLVSNLYGVSQLVAFFGFVLVYDAIFGLLLLRKLDAYRKAYKDAHATPEPTYESQQTEFDP, encoded by the coding sequence ATGGGAAAGCGACGGCGTGACCCGGTCGCCTCGAACGCGGACCGGTCGACGGACCTCTACGAAATCGCGAACTGGGAGGTCCGGTCCCGGTTGGACCGCTTCGCGCACTGGCTCTACTACGCGGGCCTGTCGACGCTCCGCGTGTTGGTCGTACTGGTCGCCGTCGGCATCCTCGTGCTGCAGATAGCGTTCGGGAGCCTCGGCGCGCTCGGCGTCCAGCCGCTCTTTGCCGGTCTCGCGGCGCTCTCTGCCGTTCCCGCCCTCCTGCTCGCGGCGTACATCTGGTACGCCGACGTGACCACGACGGAGCCACTGACCCTCCTCGTCGGGACGTTCCTGCTCGGCGTCCTGTTCGCCGGGTTCGCGGGCCTGCTGAACGTCGCGCTCGGCGGCCCCGTGCAGGCCATCGGCTCCGGGTTCGGCCTGTTCGAACCGGCGGGGATGGTGTTCTTCTTCTTCCTCGTCGTCGGCCCCGTCGAGGAGAGCGTGAAACTGCTGGCCGTGCGCCTCTACGCCTTCCGCGACGACCGGTTCGACGCGGTCATCGACGGCGCGGTGTACGGCGCGGCGGCGGGACTCGGCTTCGCCACCATCGAGAACGCGCTGTACATCGTCCAGAACACCGAAGTCGTTACCGGGACGCTCGCCGCCATCGACGCCGGGAGCGACATCGCGGCGGTGCGGGCGCTGGCCGGACCCGGCCACGTCATCTACTCGGCGTTCGCGGGGTACTACCTCGGACTGGCGAAGTTCAACCCGGACGACGCCGGGCCAATCGTCCTGAAGGGCCTGCTCATCGCGACGGTCATCCACGCCACGTACAACACGCTCGCCGGACCGGTGACGTTCCTCGTCTCGAACCTCTACGGCGTGAGCCAACTCGTCGCGTTCTTCGGGTTCGTCCTCGTCTACGACGCGATATTCGGCCTGTTGTTACTGCGGAAACTCGACGCCTACCGGAAGGCGTACAAGGACGCACACGCCACCCCGGAGCCGACCTACGAGAGCCAACAGACCGAGTTCGACCCCTAA
- the pdxT gene encoding pyridoxal 5'-phosphate synthase glutaminase subunit PdxT has translation MTLRAGVLAVQGDVSEHAEAIERAAAAHGETADVVEIRKSGLLPDCDVLLMPGGESTTISRLIHREGIASEIEAHVAAEKPVLATCAGLIVAASDAHDDRVETLNLVDVTVERNAFGRQKDSFEAPLDIDGLASPFPAVFIRAPLIDYVADDVDVLASWDDRAVAVRDGPVVGTSFHPELTDDPRIHDLAFFENVES, from the coding sequence ATGACGCTACGGGCAGGTGTCCTCGCCGTGCAGGGTGACGTCTCCGAACACGCCGAGGCTATCGAACGGGCCGCAGCGGCCCACGGCGAGACGGCCGATGTCGTCGAGATACGCAAGTCCGGACTCCTCCCCGACTGTGACGTGCTGTTGATGCCCGGGGGCGAGTCGACGACCATCTCCCGACTCATCCACCGCGAGGGCATCGCGAGCGAAATCGAGGCCCACGTCGCGGCCGAGAAGCCCGTCTTGGCGACGTGTGCGGGTCTCATCGTCGCCGCCAGTGACGCCCACGACGACCGGGTGGAGACGCTGAACCTCGTCGACGTGACCGTCGAACGCAACGCCTTCGGCCGACAGAAGGACAGCTTCGAGGCCCCCCTCGATATCGACGGCCTCGCCTCGCCGTTCCCGGCGGTGTTCATCCGCGCGCCGCTCATCGACTACGTCGCCGACGACGTGGACGTGCTGGCCTCGTGGGACGACCGCGCCGTCGCGGTGCGGGACGGCCCCGTCGTCGGCACCTCCTTTCACCCGGAACTCACCGACGACCCGCGCATCCACGACCTGGCTTTCTTCGAGAACGTCGAGTCGTAA
- the hisE gene encoding phosphoribosyl-ATP diphosphatase yields MDDADDVIDDLFAVIESRKEELPEDSYTTSLFTHEKGENAVLEKLGEETTELILAAKDDDHEELAHEAADIVYHLLVLLAMKDMDVEDLRAELAERR; encoded by the coding sequence ATGGACGACGCCGACGACGTCATCGACGACCTGTTCGCGGTCATCGAGTCCCGAAAGGAGGAACTGCCGGAGGACTCCTACACCACGTCGCTGTTTACCCACGAGAAAGGCGAGAACGCCGTCTTGGAGAAACTCGGCGAGGAGACGACGGAACTGATTCTGGCGGCGAAAGACGACGACCACGAGGAACTGGCCCACGAGGCCGCCGACATCGTCTATCACCTGCTCGTTCTGCTGGCGATGAAGGACATGGACGTCGAGGACTTGCGGGCGGAGTTGGCCGAGCGACGGTAG
- a CDS encoding ASCH domain-containing protein, whose amino-acid sequence MAHIDASEILPNEHVQQMAAAGRVTQMHRGHRYADEGDTFDIDGQTFEVTDVTERTLGDMTDEDAQREGSEDLAAYRERLKRVHDEFEWDDDSEVVRHRFAPVEK is encoded by the coding sequence ATGGCACACATCGACGCCAGCGAGATTCTGCCCAACGAGCACGTCCAGCAGATGGCCGCCGCGGGCCGGGTCACCCAGATGCACCGCGGCCACCGCTACGCCGACGAGGGCGACACGTTCGATATCGACGGCCAGACGTTCGAGGTGACCGACGTGACCGAACGGACGCTCGGCGATATGACCGACGAGGACGCCCAGCGCGAGGGGTCGGAGGACTTAGCGGCCTACCGGGAGCGACTGAAACGCGTCCACGACGAGTTCGAGTGGGACGACGACAGCGAGGTCGTCCGACACAGGTTCGCCCCGGTCGAGAAGTAG
- a CDS encoding NOG1 family protein, whose translation MSHPFENLPTTPTSEEVLDKAFSRAKRAGGAKEGVEAQQSMLMTASNIVSDNLQNVAQSWPTIDDLDPFYVELADAVLGEAYPAEKDDGIDALKQHLSAVSWAGRKTKEIRQEYESRLVRGDKDTARKLRKQAFARIADIVEEISDDLAAVSTARDALKVLPDIRPDEPAIVVAGYPNVGKSSFVNRVTRADNEIASYPFTTTQIRVGHFEDQRIRYQLVDTPGLLDRPPEDRNEIESQAVSALEHLADAVLVLVDPSEECGYPLSQQLDLRDDIESRFDAPVLTIANKSDRSTDVVADHYMSVTEDDNVDAVLQAAIDAVGYEIELPFDDE comes from the coding sequence ATGAGCCATCCTTTCGAGAATCTACCCACGACGCCGACATCTGAGGAGGTACTGGACAAGGCGTTCTCGCGGGCGAAGCGCGCGGGCGGTGCGAAAGAGGGCGTCGAAGCGCAGCAGTCGATGCTGATGACGGCCTCGAACATCGTCTCTGACAACCTCCAGAACGTCGCCCAGTCGTGGCCGACCATCGACGACTTGGACCCCTTCTACGTCGAACTGGCCGACGCCGTCCTCGGCGAGGCCTACCCCGCCGAGAAAGACGACGGTATCGACGCGCTGAAACAGCACCTTTCGGCGGTTTCGTGGGCGGGCCGGAAGACCAAGGAGATTCGCCAGGAGTACGAGAGCCGCCTCGTCCGGGGCGACAAGGACACGGCGCGGAAACTCCGCAAGCAGGCGTTCGCCCGCATCGCGGACATCGTCGAAGAGATTTCGGACGACCTCGCGGCCGTCTCGACGGCGCGGGACGCCCTGAAGGTGCTCCCGGACATCCGACCGGACGAACCCGCCATCGTCGTCGCGGGGTACCCGAACGTCGGGAAGTCCTCGTTCGTCAACCGCGTCACCCGCGCCGACAACGAAATCGCCTCGTACCCCTTTACCACGACCCAGATTCGCGTCGGCCACTTCGAGGACCAGCGCATCCGCTACCAACTCGTAGACACGCCGGGACTGCTCGACCGACCGCCGGAGGACCGCAACGAAATCGAATCGCAGGCGGTCAGCGCCTTGGAACACCTCGCGGACGCCGTCCTCGTGCTGGTCGACCCGAGCGAGGAGTGTGGCTACCCGCTCTCCCAGCAACTGGATCTCCGGGACGACATCGAGTCGCGCTTCGACGCGCCGGTGCTGACCATCGCCAACAAGAGCGACCGCTCGACCGACGTCGTGGCCGACCACTACATGAGCGTCACCGAAGACGACAACGTCGACGCCGTGTTGCAGGCGGCCATCGACGCCGTCGGCTACGAAATCGAACTCCCGTTCGACGACGAGTAA